The window CAGGTGCTTCCATCACCATTGTTCCTAGTCCATGCCAGGGCTTCTCTCTTGTGTAAAACATTGTTTCTACATTTGCTGCCATAAAGATTACCTCCTTAAATAATTTATTGATTCACATCCAAGGAGATAATATATAAATACATATTCTTTTTATTACATATCCCACACCAAATTAAGATTATCATTTACCAAAGAATCTTTTACAAAGCTATATCGAAAATATTTAAAAGCTCTAAGGGAGCACGCACAACTACTGATTTCTCAATACTTACAGAAATATATGAGTTACCTTTTCTTTCATAAAGCTTTTAGTAAAATTCAGGCTGCTATTTTCCAAGTAAAGCCTTAATAATTGCTATTGGAATCAATAACCATCCCAAGATAAGCGCCAGGGTCATTTTTTGAATAATAATCCTCCCCCATGTATCAAACACAATTCTATTTGCGTAAACAGTTCTTCCAACAGCCCAATATCCGGCAATCCAATAAATTATTAACAACATTTCCTTTTCTCCTCCAGGTATTTTAAAAACTTATGTATCTTTTATTCAATTCGTATTTCCACTATTTTTTCTATAATAATATTTTTTTCCACATTGCATTAGTTCAACAAGATCAGATCATTTACATATGCATACGGAATATCATACGGAGTAGAATAATAGTCCTGGCCTGGAGCAATATCTCCCTCCATAAGTGTACTCTCATTTAGCATACCATTTTTGATTATAATTCGAGTTACCACTTGATATCCCATGTATCCAGAAACAGAAATGATCGCATTTTGATCGGGTTCACCATAAATCATACTATGTCCTCCTGAAATGCTTCCCACCTCCCGAACCGTTCCATTGTAGGTATAAACAACATACATGAAATCGGCCTCACTGGTGCCTTCTTGTACAATTAATTCTGGGATTCCATTTTGCTCTATATCATAAACAAAGTATATATTTCCCCATACTGACCATATGCCCGGTTAATGATCTCTCTATATGCTTCTAAATATCCATCAGAAGAACCCGCTCCACCATCAGTCTGACCATTTTCAATAGCTTTGAGTAAATCCAAATTTTCTCTTTCATATTCGTTTAATACACCATCGTCAAACTCTTCCTGTGACAGATAGCCATTATACCATGGCTGGCTTTCAAAATACTGTCTTAAATCTTCTGATTCAAATTTGCGTCCATGTCTTGCATAAATCTCATTCCGTGCCAATCGAAGTGCCTCTTTAGAAAATGAGGTTATTTCTTCCCTCGTTATATAGCGTAAATTACTATCTGGCAGAATATAGTTATCTGCATCAGTACTTGTTTCAGGAACTATTTTATCTACAACACCCTGGGACACATCTTTGACGGACATTATTTGCGTCATTTCAGGCGACTGGTAATCTTCAGCATTTATAAGGCCGCACATATTATTCTTCCATTGTCCAGAGACTACTATATTTCCATCGTAATCATACAAAATCCCCTTTCCTTCTATTTCTCCATAGAAAAAATCTCCCTCATACTTTATATGGTCACTGCCTTTATAATACAGTTTCCCCTTTCCATCCATTGTGTCTTTTTTAACTTCCCCATCATATGACAGATAATCCGCATAATATAGCTTTGCTTCTCCATTCATTTCTCCCTTTTTGAAATTGGAGGAAACAATCCCTAATGTGTAATATTGAGGATCTTCATCTGCCCTCATTGATATTCTTTTTGAATATGTTGATGTATACAATTTGTCTGGATAAGTTATAAAAATACCGTTTCCTTCAAATTGCCCATTTTCAAAATACCCTACATATTCTAATTCATTAAAATAATCATTCACACATTTTTGTGCATCTCCCGATTGCCCAACAAATTCTCCAAATTTCCACGCTTCATTTTCATCCTGAAAGAAAAAGTATGACTTCCCAAACCCGGAATACTTCCCTTTTTTAAACATGCCCTCATAAACCACCTGTCGTGCAAGCATAGGCTCATAATCAGAGCCATAATTTATCAACTTATAAAGCATCCCATATCCATCAGGTTTCTCATCTTTGATTTCGCCCATATAAACGAAGTCCGTTTCTTCATCCGTCTTTTTGTAGGTTATAATTGAATTATTTAAAAATCCCCCTGAACCTTTTATATAGCATTGTTCTGGTTTCACTTTATTTGCTATTACAGAAGCATTCTTTTCTTCTTTGCTGAAATCATATATTTCCAATGACTTATTTTGCAAATAAAAAGATAAATACTCTGTTGACCATACCGATACATTGTCAGCCTGGACTTCACCGGATTCCGATTCTCCTGCAGGTGTTGTAGTTGATGCTGTAACATTGGTTTCTGTTAAAGCTTCCACAGAATCAGAATTGGAATTCCCACTAAACCACGAAATTCCTAAATATACGATATAAATAAGAACGCCTGTCTTTATTATTCCGAACTTCTTCTTTGGCCTTTTAATATAAGAAGCAGGAGAAACTGAAGCTTCTTCTTTTTCTTCACCAGTTTGACTAAATGATATATCCGGCTGTGGAGCCTCCTCATTAAACCATTTATCATAAACAGCTCTTTTTTCCAGATCAATAAGTGTTTCATATGCCTCATTGATTAATTTCATTTTTTCATTTATAATTTTTTTATCTTTACATACATCTGGATGGTATTTTTTCGCTAACGCTTTGTATGCAACCCTAATTACTTCTTCTGATGCGTCTGAACTTACTTCCAATACTTTATAATAATTTATCATACTTGTTCTCTCCATAAATATTAAAGAGGACTCTAATGCTCTATTCCTCTTAATATAGCATCCACTCTAAGCTTCATAACAAAAGAAGGACTTTTGTAATCTTGTTTAGACCTTTAATTACCATTTAAAGATATATGCAAAACAACTACATTGATCGAAAAGGGTATGGCCGATTAAGCCATACCCTTTTCAACCGGTCAGCAAGGCTAGTTACTGAATCCATACTCCATTTTCATCTACAGAATAACCGTCAGGAGTGGTTGCAGAAGAGAGCATATGTCCATCTGCCCCCAGATAGTACCACTTTTCTCCTACATTAACCCAGCCAGTCTGCATCACACCATTTCCATCTGTATAATACCAATTTTGTCCGTCTAAAATCCAACCAACCAGCATTTCTCCCATAGCAGGCATCAGATAATATTTCTTTCCATTCAATTCTTTCCAGCCCTGTGCCATGATTCCATCAGGTTCAATCCAATACCATTTTCCTTTAACGTAAATCCAGGTATTCTGATATAAATCCCCATTGGGCTTTTTAAAACTCCATCCGCTTTCTGTCTGTTGCCATAGTCCAGATGTTTCGGGAATAGAGCTTGTGCTGCTGGATTTCTTATTAAAACCTGATCCACCGGAAGAACCACTGCCTGAACCTCCGCCAGAATTATTTGAACCGCTTGAGTCTTGGACGGCTTTACCTGCAAATACAAAATTGCTGAAACTGTCTGTAACGAGATAAACCATATTTCCGTCAATTTTTGTATTCAGCAATTCAGGTGAACCGTCCTCCCCAATATGGAATACTTTAAGACCCTCTGCACTCATTCCACTAGGAACCGGCACACCTACAATTACTGGAACATCAAGCTCATGGATTTCATCGCCGCCTTTGTACAAATCAAGTTCGACGGAGAGCTGCTTTTCAAAGGCTTCCGGAAGAGCTGCCACAGTACCTTTTGTCGCGGAAAGACTGATTTCCTCTCCCTGAGCAGCATTTAAACTTCCTCCAATTAAGTCTAACTCCCCTGTTCCCAAAAGTGATTTCACCCCAGCAGCATCTATTGAAACCATATTTCGATTGAGCATTGCAAAAGAATTATCCATAACTCTCAATTCTCTGATTTTATTAATCCAGGTTTCTTTAATCTGACTGTTATCGTCTAAACTTTGACACAATGTTTTTATAGAAGCTACTCTATTCGATACATCCCAATTTCCTGATAAGGTATCTCCTATCCCTCCGATTTTATCTGAACCTGAACTCCAGTCAGATGTTATTGTTACCGGGTCAGATTCAATTCCATCAATCACTAATTTTAATTGAAATGTCTCTATGGCATACGGTATATAAGAAATGGTATATTCATTCTTTCCTCCATCAAGGGATTTTTCCCACCCTCTTTTATAAGTTCCGGAGGAGCCCACCTCTTCTATCCAGAAATCATGATCCCCAGTTAATGTTTGTTTCTTCGCATTGCTGTCAGTCGCAAGTTCTACATTAAAGGTTACCTTTAACTCTTTTCCGATAGTTCCATTCCTTTCATTGCTGCCTTTCACTTTAATATCTTCAATTGTGCGGCAGGGAGTCGTATCGGAAATCAATCTTCCCTCTTCATCAAACTCATCCATAGAAGCATTAGAATCAGATGCTTTTGAAGCTTTCTTACAAGAACCATCCGTTTCAAAATAATACCAGTCACCATCGATGTTCAGCCATTTATCCTTTGCCATCTGTCCATCGTACTCATAATAATACTTCTTTCCATCCTCCAGGAAAGCTCTTGACAGCATTTTCCCATCTTCATCAAAAGCATACCTATATTTACCGATCCTGGGTGTGGAGTTTTCCATCCGTATCCCATTGTTATCGAAGTAATACCAATTACCGTTCTGCAAGTCAGGAAGCTGATGTCCTTCATCATCCAAATAAAGCCACCATCCGCTTGCTATTTTGCCTTCTGGAAAAGCATACCGGGTTCCCCCATCATTCGGCTGAAAGAATTCGTCACTAGCCATGATTCCATCTTCTTTTATATAATACTTTTCACCATTGTATTGGAGAATTTGGTTCTTTATAATCTCACCATTTTCTCTATAATTCCATTCCCCGTTGTTTAATTCCCACTTCCCCTTATTCTCAGCTGCTATTCCATTAAAACTAAAGCTACTGACCATCATTGTGGTAACCAAAGCGACCGCAAGCTGTTTTCTAAAGCGTTTCATCCTTTGTCCTCCTGGATATAATTGTTATAACTCAATCAGCATATGTAAAAACATTTCTGGCCTGTCCCTATTTATGGAGGAACACCTCTCTCGCAAATAGAGACTATTACTTCACGCAGTTTTCCTGCCCCCACATATAACCACCCACCTTTAATCATTCACATTTACAGTCCTGCTTTTTTTCTATTCCATTTTTTGTTTTTAGGTCTTCCCCGGCCTCCAAACCTGCTATAAAAATTAAAACTTTGGATACTTGCTCCGGTTCCAATTCCATAATCTTTTTTATTACAATATCTTTCTCTGTTGGCTCCATATTCCCCTCCATTTTAATCACGTTAATCTAAATTGAATTTAGTTTATCATGATTGAATTTAGTTGTCAATATTACATTCTTGACTGAATTTAGTTACTATGATATTATTTTGAACAAAGGCGGTGAGCAATTTTGAATCTAAGCGAAAGAATCAGATTACTACTTGAGGAAAACCATTTAAAACAAAAAGATTTGGCCAAAGAAATCGGGGTAACAGAGAGCTATATATCTGCCCTCTTAAATGGAAGAAACTCCAACATATCTCAAGCGCTTGCTACATTAATTGAGGAAAAATACGGGTACAATAATTCTTGGATTCTGTATGGAACAGAACCCAAGTTAAAAATGGTAGGGAAAAACAAGTCCTTATCAGACATCCATAAGAAAGCAATTTTACAAATAGAGAAACTGAATCCGGGGCAAATAAAAGCCGTACTGGCCTTTGTAAAAGCATTGGAAGAAATAGAAGATGATTTCAAGGAACCGTCTTAAGACCCACAGTATGTACTCACAGCAAGCCATCCATAGATAGAATGCTTATATGGAACTAACATCCAGGACAGAGGATGCCTGAAAATGAGTCAAGGCTCATATGAGGCAGCCTCTCTTTACTTATGTTTTTCCTTGCCTCAATTTTTTCATTTTATGGCATTAAATCCTCGCTCCGATTTGAGGACACTAAGATTTTTTTGAAATATCGCTCCGTATATCCAAGCTCCTTCGCTAAAACCTTTCCATTTGTTCCGTCATAACGTTCTTTTATCTGCTTCTCAATATATGACTTGCTGTATAGTTTCACTGGAAATGTAATCTGTAATCCATGTAGATGCTCATAGATACGGATTGTAGTTTCCACTCCCAATTGCTCTGCCAGATCCCGGTAAATACCATAAAAATCCTTTGCATCCATGAATCTTCCTCCTTTGCCTTCCTATTATAAGGGTTTCATGAATACTATTTCTTCTGTCAATATCCTTATTTTTTCTCTTATAATTCTTCATATTACATTTCTACGAACCTCCCTATCCATAAATTTAACTTCTGGCATCAACTATCAGCACCACTTCAATAATATATAATTGGCCGTAGTCAACTTTACATAATAGCAATAAAAAATCATTGCCAAATTTACTAATTAATAGCATAAAAGGTGCCATAGCTTCTGTACACTATGGCTTTCTATGTTCCTATGTTCCCCTCATACAGCCATGCTGCAGATTAACATGGATATAATATATATCTGAAAATAAAAAAAAGACTTTTTTATCTTACTAAGTTATATATGAGAGCCCACTATATATAACCATCATATCCAACACTACAGTTTTGCCTGCACTCACATTAAAAGCATATAGAACAACCTATACCCCGTTTTTTCGCTCTCTATATAATATGATCGGAATTTTCAGAATCAAGACCGATCACCCCAAACTATATGCTATATTCTATTATTCTTTTTATTAAATTTAAAATCAAAAAGAGTAAGATACTATAATACGGCGCGTAAACACCTTATTTTAAAATACCTTACTGCTCTATCTCTTTTATATATTCTTCCTGCACAAGCTCAGCCTGTTCACACGGAAAATCTGAAAACAAGTAAACTGTACTAGGAAACCTTAGTAGCCTGGCACGTCCGATACTCTGCTCTAGTTCACTTTTTATAAAATAAAGCTGTATCTCTCGTAACATCGGATTATTGTATGTGGTAAACCCAAATTTATAGCCTCTATATTTTATTATTTGCCAATGCAATGCATCAGAAGCATCAATTCCTAAATGGAATGCAATCAGCTTATAAACTGTTTCTGCATAATGTGGAGTGCCTACTACAGCAATATCCTTACC of the Lacrimispora indolis DSM 755 genome contains:
- a CDS encoding YARHG domain-containing protein, translated to MINYYKVLEVSSDASEEVIRVAYKALAKKYHPDVCKDKKIINEKMKLINEAYETLIDLEKRAVYDKWFNEEAPQPDISFSQTGEEKEEASVSPASYIKRPKKKFGIIKTGVLIYIVYLGISWFSGNSNSDSVEALTETNVTASTTTPAGESESGEVQADNVSVWSTEYLSFYLQNKSLEIYDFSKEEKNASVIANKVKPEQCYIKGSGGFLNNSIITYKKTDEETDFVYMGEIKDEKPDGYGMLYKLINYGSDYEPMLARQVVYEGMFKKGKYSGFGKSYFFFQDENEAWKFGEFVGQSGDAQKCVNDYFNELEYVGYFENGQFEGNGIFITYPDKLYTSTYSKRISMRADEDPQYYTLGIVSSNFKKGEMNGEAKLYYADYLSYDGEVKKDTMDGKGKLYYKGSDHIKYEGDFFYGEIEGKGILYDYDGNIVVSGQWKNNMCGLINAEDYQSPEMTQIMSVKDVSQGVVDKIVPETSTDADNYILPDSNLRYITREEITSFSKEALRLARNEIYARHGRKFESEDLRQYFESQPWYNGYLSQEEFDDGVLNEYERENLDLLKAIENGQTDGGAGSSDGYLEAYREIINRAYGQYGEIYTLFMI
- a CDS encoding N-acetylmuramoyl-L-alanine amidase family protein, whose translation is MKRFRKQLAVALVTTMMVSSFSFNGIAAENKGKWELNNGEWNYRENGEIIKNQILQYNGEKYYIKEDGIMASDEFFQPNDGGTRYAFPEGKIASGWWLYLDDEGHQLPDLQNGNWYYFDNNGIRMENSTPRIGKYRYAFDEDGKMLSRAFLEDGKKYYYEYDGQMAKDKWLNIDGDWYYFETDGSCKKASKASDSNASMDEFDEEGRLISDTTPCRTIEDIKVKGSNERNGTIGKELKVTFNVELATDSNAKKQTLTGDHDFWIEEVGSSGTYKRGWEKSLDGGKNEYTISYIPYAIETFQLKLVIDGIESDPVTITSDWSSGSDKIGGIGDTLSGNWDVSNRVASIKTLCQSLDDNSQIKETWINKIRELRVMDNSFAMLNRNMVSIDAAGVKSLLGTGELDLIGGSLNAAQGEEISLSATKGTVAALPEAFEKQLSVELDLYKGGDEIHELDVPVIVGVPVPSGMSAEGLKVFHIGEDGSPELLNTKIDGNMVYLVTDSFSNFVFAGKAVQDSSGSNNSGGGSGSGSSGGSGFNKKSSSTSSIPETSGLWQQTESGWSFKKPNGDLYQNTWIYVKGKWYWIEPDGIMAQGWKELNGKKYYLMPAMGEMLVGWILDGQNWYYTDGNGVMQTGWVNVGEKWYYLGADGHMLSSATTPDGYSVDENGVWIQ
- a CDS encoding helix-turn-helix transcriptional regulator, producing the protein MNLSERIRLLLEENHLKQKDLAKEIGVTESYISALLNGRNSNISQALATLIEEKYGYNNSWILYGTEPKLKMVGKNKSLSDIHKKAILQIEKLNPGQIKAVLAFVKALEEIEDDFKEPS
- a CDS encoding Mor transcription activator family protein, with the protein product MDAKDFYGIYRDLAEQLGVETTIRIYEHLHGLQITFPVKLYSKSYIEKQIKERYDGTNGKVLAKELGYTERYFKKILVSSNRSEDLMP